The Helianthus annuus cultivar XRQ/B chromosome 16, HanXRQr2.0-SUNRISE, whole genome shotgun sequence genome includes a window with the following:
- the LOC110920298 gene encoding uncharacterized protein LOC110920298 has product MNFLSVNIRGLGSDDKGTWIRKLRTANEIGFIMLQETQFASLEGFDLGKFWGQGVFDCDWVDATGRSGGLVSLWDPKRFSVSQVIKNRHFLCIRGVSNDDGKIFSVVNVYAPQRLRDKRVVWADIEGIIAQDSAFWVIGGDFNCVRDRTERRNSKFNALVSNEFNEFIDKVQMHEFSLKGRKFTYVSGNKCSRIDRMFVSWNFVNEWPNAEYRALAREESDHCPLVLKIEARNFGPKPFRFFNSWLQREGLSDLVEKACSEEVGNATAQIALMQKFRKLKASIIDWKKGWTSVEEEEEVNLKAEIRDLDEIVDDSDLTEAELWVFDEAKNRVRELGNFKKKDMQQKSRI; this is encoded by the coding sequence ATGAATTTCCTCTCTGTTAATATTCGTGGACTGGGTAGTGATGATAAAGGTACATGGATTCGTAAACTTAGAACTGCTAATGAGATTGGTTTTATAATGCTTCAGGAGACACAGTTTGCGTCTCTTGAAGGTTTTGATTTAGGTAAATTCTGGGGGCAAGGGGTTTTTGATTGTGATTGGGTTGACGCGACAGGCAGGTCGGGTGGGCTGGTTTCTTTATGGGATCCGAAAAGATTTTCGGTGTCTCAAGTCATTAAGAACCGGCATTTTTTATGTATTCGTGGTGTTTCTAATGATGACGGGAAGATTTTCTCAGTGGTTAATGTTTATGCCCCCCAAAGACTTAGAGATAAAAGGGTTGTGTGGGCTGATATTGAGGGTATCATCGCTCAAGACTCTGCTTTTTGGGTGATTGGTGGTGACTTTAATTGTGTTCGTGATCGGACCGAAAGAAGGAACTCTAAATTTAATGCTTTGGTTTCTAACGAATTTAATGAGTTCATTGATAAGGTGCAGATGCATGAGTTTTCTTTAAAAGGAAGGAAGTTCACCTATGTGTCTGGGAATAAGTGTAGTCGCATTGACCGCATGTTCGTGTCATGGAATTTTGTGAATGAATGGCCTAATGCGGAGTACCGGGCTCTTGCGAGGGAGGAATCGGATCATTGTCCGTTAGTGTTAAAAATTGAAGCTCGGAATTTTGGTCCTAAACCGTTTAGATTCTTTAACTCTTGGCTTCAAAGGGAAGGTCTAAGCGATTTGGTTGAGAAGGCGTGTTCGGAGGAGGTGGGTAATGCTACAGCTCAGATTGCTTTGATGCAGAAATTCCGTAAATTGAAGGCTAGTATTATTGATTGGAAAAAGGGTTGGACGAGTGTCGAGGAGGAAGAGGAAGTGAACTTGAAGGCAGAGATTCGTGATTTAGACGAGATAGTTGATGATAGCGATTTGACGGAAGCGGAATTGTGGGTCTTTGATGAAGCTAAGAATCGTGTTAGGGAGTTGggaaattttaaaaagaaagatATGCAACAAAAATCTCGTATCTGA
- the LOC110920297 gene encoding uncharacterized protein LOC110920297 yields MLYSDHEVVNGFVMDWCRWTPAKCNIHVWRMEMDRIPTRDALRKRNIIIEDSLCPLCRSEEENTEHIFTSCFIASTVWNGINSWCKIPSILAFSTRDLLDFHTVLSGSERKKEAVQGIIIISCWCLWRARNNVGFSNSPIKIENILSEVKALGFLWFSLRSKHKGIEWKDWCSFVNM; encoded by the coding sequence ATGCTATATTCTGATCATGAGGTTGTTAACGGCTTTGTGATGGATTGGTGCCGCTGGACGCCGGCTAAATGCAACATTCATGTGTGGCGTATGGAGATGGATAGGATCCCGACTAGAGACGCGTTAAGGAAAAGAAACATCATCATAGAAGACTCCTTGTGTCCGTTATGCAGGTCCGAGGAAGAGAATACGGAGCACATTTTCACCTCTTGTTTCATTGCTTCGACGGTTTGGAATGGAATCAATTCGTGGTGTAAAATTCCTAGTATTCTCGCGTTTTCGACTAGAGATCTTCTTGACTTTCATACGGTTTTGAGTGGTTCGGAAAGGAAGAAAGAGGCGGTGCAAGGGATCATAATTATTTCTTGTTGGTGTCTTTGGCGTGCTAGGAATAATGTTGGGTTCTCTAACTCGCCAATCAAGATCGAAAACATCTTAAGTGAGGTTAAAGCTTTAGGTTTTTTATGGTTTTCCCTTAGATCGAAGCACAAAGGTATAGAGTGGAAAGATTGGTGttcttttgtaaatatgtaa